The proteins below come from a single uncultured Carboxylicivirga sp. genomic window:
- a CDS encoding exonuclease SbcCD subunit D C-terminal domain-containing protein has product MKILHTSDWHLGHRLHEQAQSDEQQLFLNWLIQFVNDQLIDVLLISGDIFDTGTPSSQSLSLYYNFLVDLRSTHCKHVVITGGNHDAPGTLNAPKEILKALNIQVIGKASENISDEVFEISVDDEKVIVAAVPYLRDQDIRRAVAGESFAEISDRYKSALIKHYTEVANVCESVNTNNDPVIAMGHLFAIGGTTTDSEQTIYVGNAGDIGAEDFPALFDYIALGHLHRHQKISDKIIYSGTPYILSFSEVNHLKKVVCIEVKNRAISSIDNYEVPPFRQVKRIKGTLEECIFQLKQIASHNEQLEPWVEVVLDADSSNSVSFTDINEAVEGLKLKVLKVSLNREQERWNQLLEKTHSKDIKDISPLEVFKLKCEEQNFDITAHPEVEDAFHEVLQLAKKQ; this is encoded by the coding sequence ATGAAGATACTCCATACTTCCGATTGGCATTTAGGGCACCGCTTGCACGAGCAAGCGCAATCTGATGAGCAACAATTGTTTTTAAACTGGCTGATTCAGTTTGTTAACGATCAATTGATTGATGTCTTACTTATATCAGGTGACATTTTTGACACAGGAACCCCCTCCTCGCAAAGCCTTTCGTTATACTACAATTTTTTGGTCGACCTTCGTTCTACTCATTGCAAACATGTGGTGATAACCGGAGGTAATCATGATGCACCGGGCACCTTAAATGCCCCCAAAGAAATACTGAAAGCACTCAACATACAAGTGATTGGTAAAGCCTCGGAAAATATTTCGGATGAAGTTTTTGAAATTAGTGTTGATGATGAAAAAGTGATAGTAGCTGCTGTTCCCTACCTGCGCGATCAGGATATAAGAAGAGCAGTTGCCGGTGAGAGTTTTGCCGAAATAAGCGATCGCTATAAATCAGCTTTGATAAAGCATTATACCGAAGTTGCCAATGTTTGCGAATCAGTCAATACCAATAATGATCCGGTAATTGCCATGGGGCACTTGTTTGCCATTGGTGGAACCACTACCGATAGTGAACAGACTATCTACGTTGGTAATGCAGGTGATATTGGCGCGGAGGATTTTCCGGCACTCTTCGATTATATCGCTTTGGGGCACTTGCATCGTCATCAGAAAATAAGCGACAAGATTATCTACTCGGGTACGCCATATATTTTGAGTTTTTCGGAGGTTAATCATCTGAAAAAAGTAGTATGCATTGAGGTGAAAAACAGAGCAATTTCTTCGATTGATAATTATGAAGTACCTCCATTCCGCCAGGTAAAAAGAATAAAAGGGACACTTGAGGAATGCATCTTTCAATTAAAACAAATTGCCAGTCACAACGAGCAATTAGAGCCTTGGGTAGAAGTGGTATTGGATGCAGATAGCAGCAACTCGGTTTCTTTCACCGATATTAACGAGGCTGTCGAAGGATTAAAGCTGAAAGTACTAAAGGTGTCGTTAAACCGCGAGCAGGAACGATGGAATCAGTTGTTGGAGAAAACGCACTCAAAAGACATTAAAGATATCTCACCTTTGGAAGTATTTAAGCTCAAATGCGAGGAACAGAACTTTGATATTACAGCACATCCTGAGGTGGAGGATGCCTTTCATGAAGTATTACAGCTAGCAAAAAAACAATAA
- a CDS encoding DUF4395 domain-containing protein: MSKTFQFGQQVEGYTIPVLNEREIRASAGMLFLFAFISIMTAIMKHEMFLLKYFIIGFLVEFGIRLFINPRFAPTLILGRMIVSNQVPEYVGAKQKKFAWIIGMILAVTMFVLIVLLNSYSIITGLICLICLIFLFFESVFGICLGCVFYKWIYKEKAQYCPGEVCEIKDRHEIQKTPFSHLLIIVGFIAFFVASAYLFNDTFKEQPRDLWEILGEKFGK; the protein is encoded by the coding sequence ATGAGTAAAACATTTCAGTTTGGTCAACAAGTAGAAGGATACACAATACCGGTATTAAACGAGCGCGAAATAAGAGCCTCGGCAGGGATGCTTTTCTTATTTGCATTTATTTCAATAATGACTGCTATTATGAAACACGAGATGTTTTTATTGAAATACTTTATTATTGGTTTTTTAGTTGAATTCGGAATACGCTTATTTATTAATCCAAGGTTTGCTCCAACTTTAATTCTTGGGCGCATGATTGTGAGTAACCAGGTACCCGAATATGTAGGAGCCAAGCAAAAGAAATTTGCCTGGATTATTGGAATGATATTGGCTGTAACCATGTTTGTACTGATTGTATTGCTCAATTCGTACAGCATTATAACCGGTTTAATCTGCCTGATTTGTTTGATCTTTTTATTCTTTGAGTCAGTTTTTGGTATTTGCTTAGGATGTGTTTTTTATAAATGGATATACAAAGAAAAAGCACAGTACTGCCCGGGTGAAGTGTGCGAAATAAAAGATCGCCATGAAATACAGAAAACACCATTTTCGCACCTTTTAATTATTGTTGGTTTTATTGCCTTTTTTGTTGCTTCGGCTTATTTATTTAACGACACTTTTAAAGAACAGCCCCGCGACCTTTGGGAGATATTAGGTGAGAAATTTGGTAAATAA
- a CDS encoding class IIb bacteriocin, lactobin A/cerein 7B family, whose product MKNLNDLGVQEMDAKELQKTDGGIIFGMIAYNYAAIGVVGLAIYGGFMSGYNAGKEDANK is encoded by the coding sequence ATGAAAAATTTAAATGATTTAGGTGTTCAGGAGATGGATGCTAAAGAATTGCAAAAAACCGATGGAGGAATTATATTTGGCATGATCGCATATAACTATGCAGCAATTGGAGTCGTTGGACTGGCAATATATGGAGGATTTATGTCAGGATATAATGCAGGTAAAGAAGATGCAAATAAATAA
- a CDS encoding type II toxin-antitoxin system RelE/ParE family toxin — MVKRKIIWSHKANIKLFEILEYYTKRNKSPKYSAKLYNRFKKELSIVDTHPEIGMKTDFESVRGLIVEDFILFYEVISDAIIIHTVWDCRQKPEHLKIK; from the coding sequence ATGGTTAAACGCAAGATAATTTGGTCCCATAAAGCAAATATTAAACTTTTTGAGATTTTAGAATACTACACAAAACGAAATAAAAGTCCTAAATATTCAGCTAAACTTTATAACCGATTCAAGAAGGAATTATCAATAGTTGATACTCATCCAGAGATAGGAATGAAGACTGATTTTGAATCTGTCAGAGGTTTGATTGTTGAGGATTTTATTCTTTTTTATGAAGTTATTTCTGATGCTATTATTATTCATACGGTTTGGGATTGTAGACAAAAACCAGAACATTTGAAGATAAAGTAG
- a CDS encoding carboxypeptidase-like regulatory domain-containing protein codes for MNKYKLLIVILFHSVINCVSAQINGRIVDAETGEAVAFATISFQHGKSGSISNSFGDFSINAVPSDTITLSHINYEPVVFLGQTLSSSPEVKMKKADYTIEEVVVSVKSLPQIAQKSIQDSKLALIQPLSAQGYYREFVYEDMQTTKFADGILTFHLNDWNDKAKKIQAHIEQARVKSKEQEDAFDIISPLDVRTVFSIARLDFLNAVIQNSESYSFEIKNYKGANQAEQLRIGFKPKEAAQQSLYSGYIIIDKESNLVQEATLQLEPSLIHYQEIKNAIVFKGQLCDKAITVKYQMGEEGYYPLYSSITLDMKIWNNKINKMLAFRSDCIIVNCHVGDDQLKGKNNYSQKALWKYGNSYNNEFWRYGNVMPLTDKEQTMIDNL; via the coding sequence ATGAATAAATATAAACTACTCATTGTAATCCTTTTTCATTCTGTAATAAATTGCGTATCAGCTCAAATAAATGGCAGAATTGTAGATGCTGAAACAGGTGAGGCTGTAGCGTTCGCAACAATAAGTTTTCAGCATGGCAAAAGCGGTAGTATCAGCAATTCATTTGGCGACTTTAGCATCAACGCAGTGCCATCTGATACTATTACCTTAAGCCATATTAATTACGAACCTGTTGTGTTTCTTGGGCAAACCCTGAGCAGTTCTCCTGAAGTGAAAATGAAAAAAGCCGATTACACCATTGAAGAAGTTGTGGTATCGGTGAAATCTTTGCCACAGATAGCACAAAAATCAATTCAAGATTCAAAGCTCGCTTTAATTCAGCCTTTATCTGCTCAAGGCTATTATCGAGAATTTGTTTACGAAGATATGCAGACTACAAAGTTTGCTGATGGAATCCTTACTTTTCATTTAAATGACTGGAATGATAAAGCAAAAAAAATACAAGCCCATATCGAACAAGCTCGTGTAAAATCAAAAGAGCAAGAAGATGCCTTTGATATTATTTCACCATTGGACGTTCGAACTGTTTTTTCTATTGCCAGGCTTGATTTTCTAAATGCTGTGATACAAAACAGCGAAAGCTACTCTTTTGAAATCAAAAACTACAAGGGGGCAAACCAAGCAGAACAATTACGTATTGGGTTTAAACCCAAAGAAGCTGCGCAGCAATCCTTATACTCTGGCTATATAATTATTGATAAAGAATCTAATCTGGTTCAAGAAGCAACATTACAATTAGAACCAAGCTTAATCCATTATCAGGAAATTAAAAACGCCATAGTTTTTAAAGGGCAACTTTGCGATAAAGCAATTACCGTCAAGTATCAGATGGGAGAAGAAGGGTACTATCCACTATATTCTTCAATAACACTGGATATGAAAATATGGAATAATAAAATTAATAAAATGCTCGCGTTCAGGAGTGATTGCATCATAGTTAATTGCCATGTTGGCGACGACCAGTTGAAAGGAAAAAATAATTACTCCCAAAAGGCATTATGGAAATATGGTAATTCATATAATAATGAGTTCTGGAGGTATGGAAATGTGATGCCATTAACAGATAAAGAACAAACAATGATAGATAATTTGTAA
- a CDS encoding class IIb bacteriocin, lactobin A/cerein 7B family, whose translation MKKIEIQNLQLLTKEEQKDTNGGGPLAIAGLVFAAGGFVIATAYYTGYAIGYLTN comes from the coding sequence ATGAAAAAGATTGAAATACAAAACTTACAGTTATTGACAAAAGAGGAACAAAAAGATACTAACGGAGGAGGCCCCTTGGCTATAGCCGGTCTTGTATTTGCAGCAGGAGGATTTGTTATTGCAACCGCATACTACACAGGTTATGCAATCGGATATCTGACTAATTAG
- a CDS encoding inorganic pyrophosphatase, with protein MAKKQKDMSANSLMDPIGRLMGLRYKSHPWHGIDIGDKSPEIVNSFIEVVPTDTIKYEIDKVSGYLRIDRPQKYSNVVPAPYGFIPQTYCGKKVGAYCAEKTGKKDIIGDGDPLDILLLTEKDIPHGDVLAEAIPIGGFRMLDGNQADDKIISVLKNDVMYGEYKDITEMPEMVIKRLKHYFLTYKDMPGLSNDSEITHIYNAEEAKKVIKLSMEDYENRFEGLRKALSTY; from the coding sequence ATGGCGAAAAAACAAAAAGATATGAGCGCAAATAGTTTAATGGATCCTATAGGCCGATTGATGGGCCTACGATATAAGTCTCACCCCTGGCATGGAATTGATATAGGAGATAAAAGTCCCGAGATTGTAAATTCTTTTATTGAAGTGGTTCCAACCGATACCATCAAATATGAAATTGATAAAGTTAGCGGTTACCTGCGCATCGACCGACCTCAGAAATATTCCAACGTAGTGCCTGCTCCTTATGGCTTTATCCCTCAAACCTATTGTGGAAAAAAAGTGGGAGCCTATTGTGCTGAAAAAACCGGCAAGAAAGATATTATAGGAGATGGAGATCCTTTGGATATACTATTATTGACCGAAAAAGACATTCCTCATGGGGATGTTCTTGCAGAGGCAATTCCAATTGGTGGATTTCGAATGTTGGATGGTAATCAGGCCGATGATAAGATTATTTCGGTATTAAAAAATGATGTGATGTATGGTGAATACAAAGATATTACAGAAATGCCTGAAATGGTTATTAAACGTCTAAAGCATTATTTTTTAACTTATAAGGATATGCCCGGATTGAGTAACGATTCGGAAATTACCCATATATATAACGCCGAAGAAGCCAAAAAGGTAATTAAATTATCGATGGAGGATTACGAAAATCGATTTGAAGGTTTACGTAAAGCTCTTTCAACTTACTAA
- a CDS encoding C-GCAxxG-C-C family protein: MEQKQKFAIDGFYNGCNCAQSVITAYANEFDMDTGMMLRIASAFGGGMGKTQQTCGAVTGAYMLLGLHGSKLYTDDAEAKVKTPLLVQQFHKKFEEINGSVQCSDLIKIDLKTDEGQEQFKREEMKEKICCKCINSSIEILEGLLSKQ; encoded by the coding sequence ATGGAACAAAAACAAAAATTTGCCATCGACGGATTTTACAATGGATGCAATTGTGCACAATCGGTTATAACAGCTTATGCCAATGAGTTTGATATGGATACTGGTATGATGCTGCGTATTGCCAGTGCATTTGGTGGTGGCATGGGTAAAACTCAACAAACATGTGGCGCTGTTACCGGGGCCTATATGCTATTGGGTTTACATGGTTCAAAATTATATACCGATGATGCCGAAGCTAAAGTTAAAACACCTTTGCTTGTTCAACAATTTCATAAAAAATTTGAAGAGATAAATGGCTCTGTTCAATGCTCAGATTTAATAAAGATTGATTTAAAAACAGATGAAGGGCAAGAGCAATTTAAACGCGAAGAAATGAAAGAGAAAATCTGTTGTAAATGCATCAATTCATCCATCGAAATTCTTGAGGGCTTGCTATCAAAACAATAG
- a CDS encoding VOC family protein: protein MKLNAFVLFVSDITRSKKFYTDVIGLDIIYDFGNNITLSQNIALWKASEQHPIQQKLDTKTNVNKVELYFEEDNIEDCYQILISAKVEIFQHLHEEPWGQRTFRFFDPDYHLIEVGEPLTVFVRNIDIKGMNHQQIHEKTGIPMKDITEILNKRN from the coding sequence ATGAAACTGAATGCTTTTGTTCTATTTGTTTCTGACATCACCCGATCAAAGAAATTCTATACCGATGTAATTGGATTGGATATCATTTACGACTTTGGAAACAATATCACTCTATCGCAAAACATTGCTTTATGGAAAGCCTCGGAACAGCATCCGATACAACAAAAATTAGATACAAAAACAAATGTTAATAAAGTTGAGCTGTATTTCGAAGAGGATAATATTGAGGATTGTTACCAAATTTTGATTTCAGCTAAAGTTGAAATATTCCAGCACCTGCATGAAGAACCTTGGGGGCAACGTACCTTCCGTTTTTTCGATCCCGATTATCACCTGATTGAGGTGGGCGAGCCCCTTACTGTTTTTGTTCGAAATATAGATATCAAAGGGATGAATCATCAACAGATACATGAGAAGACGGGTATTCCAATGAAGGATATTACTGAAATTCTTAATAAAAGAAATTAA
- a CDS encoding AAA family ATPase gives MRILKIELQNINSLRCETPVIIDFESPEFRDVGLFAITGPTGAGKTTILDAITIALYHSVPRFNQSHSKGSLVDVISYGAPEAMSRVTFIAQNTRYESFWGIRVRQTNGKALANPQETVRLKNLDNGEIIFDKKRGFEKEMEEITQLNYQQFLRSVLLAQGEFAAFLSAPAKDKGALLEQITGEEIYKRIGEVLIGRISEEDRKLKEITSQINNDDLLSEDKKAELNEEQAFLQKQLLQYNQELEGLDKKIDWFKRFDDLEKNRSLIQQRKAELINKEEANAVNIQSLENHLKAEPLKEYLQHIELHETSSVRIENDQKQLSQSITKLTEDIKLAEEENRKNKEELKRQEDEATVWQPKLEKVAGLDSNLKSLHDQQQQKKEAQKELNTETKTNSSKLEKAIALSKEVEKQLASLQLYFDKNQHVKQIDQNLSSWSASLQKRQSFDEQLRKLLSEAKMLIEKQKVLNQSEGKLKPSIQEKLKGAELIEKDLNRITSELKEHSLDALMTKRDAFIKERDELRALHEIASNHKKETVRQKELEEQLLTVNKSLEDLDKQLKSNGEELKTVQQSIVDAEKIVELERTIKNYEEDRKKLVEGEACPLCGSTEHPFVQSYSEVKLSESQNQLVTRKQQEKKLLLEEKELSTQKASVQAQKEQTEKSLKESIALVKSLLEQFAESNHAYDINNLSVIVDRGKTINAEVEKLDGDIKLNQKKQDQKEEKANQLKAVNDQLGKDREQLIKVEEQLQAVSNQINANNKETEDLQVKIGEQESELTDQLAEIAIQLPKVEETNAFVDQLKNQVKEFRDKENLLRDLLQKKDKLATDIKYLQEQKNQLGKDVEKLNAELETLLKTIETTLQEREAILPRTISTEAKRKELSLLLEQIKEKHEKSKLRVDKISKQISSEENLLKKASEDLLREKQLLKEWIEKLDLALKNTGFDSREAVQKALLSNERKAELVNLQKSIENERIQIQTLDAKTEEEDARLKQDKDFEESKDEIVKAKTNLTDEKDKSLGRLGEIKQQFELDKQITDRNQQVVERIKEQEKVVKKYRDLNQLLGGSKHAFNTYVQRLTLQNLIHLANLHLYDLNKRYSLKLPESYKNGEELNFVLVDHYQTDETRLVDTSSGGEKFIISLSLALGLSDLASKNVSIGSLFIDEGFGTLDSTTLETVIATLSTLQSKGKMIGIISHVENLKERISTQIQVQKKQNGVSEVVII, from the coding sequence ATGCGCATACTTAAAATAGAACTCCAAAATATAAATTCGCTACGCTGCGAAACACCTGTTATCATTGATTTTGAAAGCCCCGAATTTCGCGATGTGGGTTTGTTTGCCATAACAGGTCCAACAGGTGCCGGAAAAACAACCATACTGGATGCCATCACCATAGCATTATATCATAGTGTGCCTCGTTTTAATCAGTCGCACAGCAAAGGTAGTTTGGTTGATGTAATAAGTTACGGCGCTCCCGAAGCTATGAGCCGCGTTACATTTATTGCCCAAAACACACGCTACGAAAGCTTTTGGGGCATACGAGTGAGGCAAACCAATGGGAAAGCTTTAGCGAATCCTCAGGAAACAGTCCGTTTAAAAAACCTTGACAATGGTGAAATCATCTTTGATAAGAAAAGAGGTTTTGAGAAGGAGATGGAGGAAATCACCCAGTTGAATTACCAACAGTTTCTGCGATCTGTGTTGCTGGCTCAGGGGGAGTTTGCAGCCTTTCTTTCTGCTCCCGCCAAAGACAAAGGGGCACTTTTGGAACAAATTACTGGCGAAGAAATATACAAACGAATTGGAGAGGTTCTTATTGGCAGGATTAGTGAAGAAGACCGAAAGCTAAAAGAAATTACTTCGCAGATTAATAATGATGATTTACTAAGCGAGGATAAAAAGGCTGAGTTAAACGAGGAACAAGCCTTTTTGCAGAAACAATTACTTCAATACAATCAAGAACTTGAAGGATTAGATAAAAAGATAGATTGGTTTAAGCGTTTTGATGATCTTGAAAAAAACCGAAGCCTTATTCAACAAAGAAAAGCTGAGCTTATCAATAAAGAAGAAGCGAATGCTGTTAATATTCAATCGCTCGAAAATCATCTGAAAGCAGAACCGCTGAAAGAATATTTACAACATATTGAGCTGCATGAGACGTCATCAGTAAGAATTGAAAATGATCAGAAACAACTGAGTCAATCCATTACTAAGCTTACCGAAGATATTAAGCTTGCCGAAGAAGAAAATCGTAAGAATAAGGAAGAACTGAAAAGACAGGAAGATGAGGCAACTGTATGGCAACCAAAGTTGGAAAAAGTAGCTGGTTTAGATTCTAATCTTAAAAGTCTGCATGATCAACAACAGCAGAAGAAAGAGGCACAGAAAGAATTAAATACTGAGACCAAAACCAATAGCAGCAAACTTGAGAAAGCTATCGCACTCAGCAAAGAAGTAGAAAAACAATTGGCCAGTTTACAATTGTACTTTGACAAAAACCAACATGTAAAACAGATTGATCAGAATTTATCATCGTGGTCGGCTTCACTGCAGAAAAGACAAAGTTTTGATGAGCAACTTCGCAAATTGCTATCAGAAGCAAAGATGTTGATTGAGAAACAGAAAGTGTTGAATCAATCCGAAGGCAAACTAAAACCTTCGATCCAAGAAAAGCTAAAAGGTGCTGAGCTTATAGAAAAGGATCTAAATCGAATAACTTCTGAGTTAAAAGAGCATTCATTAGATGCTTTAATGACAAAGAGGGATGCTTTTATTAAGGAGAGAGACGAATTAAGAGCACTGCATGAAATAGCCTCGAATCACAAGAAGGAAACAGTCCGCCAGAAAGAGTTGGAAGAGCAACTGCTAACTGTTAATAAAAGCCTTGAGGATTTAGATAAGCAATTAAAATCGAATGGCGAGGAACTGAAAACAGTACAACAATCGATTGTAGATGCTGAGAAGATTGTAGAACTGGAACGAACCATCAAGAATTACGAAGAGGATCGCAAAAAACTAGTGGAAGGTGAAGCCTGCCCGCTTTGTGGATCAACCGAACATCCTTTCGTACAAAGCTATTCCGAGGTTAAGCTAAGCGAATCGCAAAACCAACTAGTTACCCGAAAGCAACAAGAAAAGAAGCTTTTGCTGGAAGAAAAGGAACTTTCTACTCAAAAAGCATCTGTACAGGCTCAAAAAGAACAAACAGAAAAGAGTCTTAAAGAGTCAATCGCTTTGGTTAAATCCTTACTGGAACAGTTCGCAGAATCGAATCACGCATACGATATCAACAATTTGTCAGTAATTGTTGACCGAGGAAAAACAATCAATGCAGAAGTTGAGAAGCTAGACGGTGACATTAAGCTCAATCAGAAAAAGCAAGACCAAAAAGAAGAAAAAGCCAATCAACTGAAAGCTGTTAATGATCAATTAGGAAAAGACAGGGAGCAGTTGATTAAGGTTGAAGAACAGCTTCAAGCTGTTTCAAATCAAATTAATGCCAACAATAAGGAGACTGAAGATTTACAGGTTAAAATTGGCGAACAAGAAAGCGAGTTAACAGATCAGTTAGCTGAAATTGCCATTCAACTTCCAAAGGTAGAAGAGACAAATGCTTTTGTTGATCAGTTAAAAAATCAAGTAAAAGAGTTTCGCGATAAAGAAAACTTATTACGAGATTTATTGCAGAAGAAAGATAAACTGGCAACTGATATAAAATACTTACAAGAGCAAAAAAATCAACTCGGTAAAGATGTTGAAAAGTTGAATGCTGAATTGGAGACTCTTTTGAAAACAATAGAAACTACTCTTCAAGAGCGTGAAGCTATTTTACCCCGAACCATTTCAACAGAAGCTAAACGGAAAGAATTGTCATTGTTGTTAGAGCAGATTAAGGAGAAACATGAAAAATCAAAGCTCAGGGTTGATAAGATTTCGAAGCAAATTAGTTCGGAGGAGAATTTATTAAAGAAAGCATCCGAGGATTTATTACGTGAGAAACAACTGCTAAAAGAATGGATCGAGAAGCTTGATCTGGCATTGAAAAATACAGGTTTTGATAGTCGAGAAGCAGTTCAAAAAGCTTTGTTAAGTAATGAACGGAAAGCTGAATTGGTGAATCTTCAAAAATCAATTGAGAATGAAAGAATTCAGATTCAGACTTTAGATGCCAAGACTGAAGAGGAAGACGCCCGCTTAAAGCAAGACAAGGACTTTGAAGAAAGCAAAGACGAGATTGTTAAAGCTAAAACTAACCTGACTGATGAAAAGGATAAAAGTCTGGGAAGATTGGGTGAGATAAAACAGCAATTTGAGTTGGATAAGCAAATCACAGATCGCAATCAGCAGGTTGTTGAGCGAATTAAAGAACAGGAAAAGGTAGTTAAGAAATACCGCGATCTGAATCAGCTTTTAGGTGGGTCGAAACATGCTTTTAATACCTACGTACAGCGCTTAACCTTACAAAACCTGATTCACCTGGCTAATCTTCATTTGTACGATCTGAATAAGCGCTATTCGTTAAAACTACCCGAATCGTATAAAAATGGCGAGGAACTGAATTTTGTTTTGGTTGATCATTATCAAACCGATGAAACACGCTTGGTGGATACTTCCAGCGGTGGTGAAAAGTTTATCATCAGCCTATCCCTTGCTTTAGGACTATCGGATCTGGCCAGTAAAAATGTTAGTATCGGTTCGTTGTTCATCGACGAAGGATTTGGTACCCTCGACAGCACCACACTCGAAACAGTTATTGCAACTCTTTCAACCTTACAATCCAAAGGTAAAATGATTGGTATTATCTCTCACGTGGAAAACCTGAAAGAACGAATCTCAACTCAAATTCAGGTTCAGAAAAAGCAAAATGGAGTGAGCGAGGTAGTAATAATATGA
- a CDS encoding carboxypeptidase-like regulatory domain-containing protein, whose protein sequence is MNKYKLLIVILFHSVINYVSAQINGRIVDAETGEAVAFATISFQHGKSGSISNSFGDFSINAVPSDTITLSHINYEPVVFLGQTLSSSPEVKMKKADYTIEEVVVSVKSLPQIAQKSIQDSKLALIQPLSAQGYYREFVYEDMQTTKFADGILTFHLNDWNDKAKKIQAHIEQARVKSKEQEDAFDIISPLDVRTVFSIARLDFLNAVIQNSESYSFEIKNYKGANQAEQLRIGFKPKEAAQQSLYSGYIIIDKESNLVQEATLQLEPSLIHYQEIKNAIVFKGQLCDKAITVKYQMGEEGYYPLYSSITLDMKIWNNKINKMLAFRSDCIIVNCHVGDDQLKGKNNYSQKALWKYGNSYNNEFWRYGNVMPLTDKEQTMIDNL, encoded by the coding sequence ATGAATAAATATAAACTACTCATTGTAATCCTTTTTCATTCTGTAATAAATTACGTATCAGCTCAAATAAATGGCAGAATTGTAGATGCTGAAACAGGTGAGGCTGTAGCGTTCGCAACAATAAGTTTTCAGCATGGCAAAAGCGGTAGTATCAGCAATTCATTTGGCGACTTTAGCATCAACGCAGTGCCATCTGATACTATTACCTTAAGCCATATTAATTACGAACCTGTTGTGTTTCTTGGGCAAACCCTGAGCAGTTCTCCTGAAGTGAAAATGAAAAAAGCCGATTACACCATTGAAGAAGTTGTGGTATCGGTGAAATCTTTGCCACAGATAGCACAAAAATCAATTCAAGATTCAAAGCTCGCTTTAATTCAGCCTTTATCTGCTCAAGGCTATTATCGAGAATTTGTTTACGAAGATATGCAGACTACAAAGTTTGCTGATGGAATCCTTACTTTTCATTTAAATGACTGGAATGATAAAGCAAAAAAAATACAAGCCCATATCGAACAAGCTCGTGTAAAATCAAAAGAGCAAGAAGATGCCTTTGATATTATTTCACCATTGGACGTTCGAACTGTTTTTTCTATTGCCAGGCTTGATTTTCTAAATGCTGTGATACAAAACAGCGAAAGCTACTCTTTTGAAATCAAAAACTACAAGGGGGCAAACCAAGCAGAACAATTACGTATTGGGTTTAAACCCAAAGAAGCTGCGCAGCAATCCTTATACTCTGGCTATATAATTATTGATAAAGAATCTAATCTGGTTCAAGAAGCAACATTACAATTAGAACCAAGCTTAATCCATTATCAGGAAATTAAAAACGCCATAGTTTTTAAAGGGCAACTTTGCGATAAAGCAATTACCGTCAAGTATCAGATGGGAGAAGAAGGGTACTATCCACTATATTCTTCAATAACACTGGATATGAAAATATGGAATAATAAAATTAATAAAATGCTCGCGTTCAGGAGTGATTGCATCATAGTTAATTGCCATGTTGGCGACGACCAGTTGAAAGGAAAAAATAATTACTCCCAAAAGGCATTATGGAAATATGGTAATTCATATAATAATGAGTTCTGGAGGTATGGAAATGTGATGCCATTAACAGATAAAGAACAAACAATGATAGATAATTTGTAA